The nucleotide window ACGAGCGCGCCTTTGATGTGCGCGCGCCGCATGGCCTCCAAGAACTCCGGATCTTCCGCCGCTTCCATGGTGATCTGCGTGAAGAAGACCGAGTCGTCCGGCAACCGCGCGAGCTGGGCCATCAGCTCGAACCGCTCTGCGCGCGCCGCTTGGAGCTGCTCGAGCTGTGCGGGATTGCTCCGTCGCGCGGCCATCCGCAGATCGGTCAACGTCACGGGATAGAAATTGTCGTCGGCCAGCGCAATGAAGCGGAAGCCCCGCCGGCGCAGGTCGACGATCTCCCGGATGATGCAGCCCCAATCGCGTTGACGAGGACGCTGGCCGTCGGTCCTCCAGACCGAGCAGAACGAGCAGTGCTTCGGGCAGCCGCGCACCGTCTGCACCGACGCCCACATATAGCGCCCGGCCGGCAGCAGCTCCCAACGGCCCGCGAGAAAACGATCGGGCTCGAGGCGTCCACCCTCGTACACGCGGGCAACAGCTCCTTTGGCACAGTCGCTCAGCACGGTCGACCAGATCTGGTCGCCATCGCCGGTCACGACCGCATGCGCACCGCCGAGCTGAAACGCCTCGTCTGGATAGAGCGTGGCATGGATGCCGCCAAAGACGACATGGGCGCCAGCCGCCCGCGCCGCGGCGCCCACCTCGTAGCCCCGCAAGGCATTACCGGTGTGAATCCCGATCCCGACAACGTCTCCCGCCTTCACGGATCCGGCGTCGAAGGGCTCGAGCGTTTCGTCGGCCAGAATTGGGGGACCGTAACACTCAGGCGTGGCAGCGGCCAGCACATAGAGCCACCGCGGCGTGATGACGCCAATCCCGAACGAGACGTGGCTCGGATTGATGAGATGAATCGTCATTGAAGCGGCGGTCAGCAAGCATTCTCCTTGCTAGGTAGGGCGGATAGAGCCTGGCGCGACGGTCGCGGCGCGCCGGCCGTCAGGCCGCATCGCACCTAATGTCCCGCCGGTCGCCGAAAGTCATAGCGGTTGCCTCCCAACCGTCGGCCTTGATTCCACACTTCGCCGCACGCCCGGCAGCGCCAATACGTCGACGGACCAATGGTCTTGCTCGTGGTTACCAGATCTGTTGCGCCACAGGAAGGGCACGCGCTCGGCGGGCTGATGGTCTCTGAGTAAGTTGGCTGTTGCATCGGTCAAGTGTGCGAGGTTGCTCGTCGCCAGAGGCCCCACGGCCAGTCCCCGGCGAGATGACGAGCTTTGATGAGGGCTGGATAAGACCCTACACGAGGCGGGTCGGAGACAGGACTCAAGAAAGCCAGACTTCGCGCATTTTAGCACGCCCTCCATCTGAACTGGTCAGGAATCGTGCGCGGTCAGATTGCGCGCCTCATGACCGCCGCGAAGAACGCCTCGAGGCCATGCACGTGTGGGAGGGTATGAAAGAAGCCCTCCGCGTCGATGAGCGTTCGCATCGAGTCCGGCACCGGTAGGCTGTTCGCGCCTATCAATGCAAAGGATTCGTGCTCCGCGAGAAAGCGCGCCACGAGATCCTGGTTCTCTTCCGGCTCGCTCGAGCAGGTGGCGTACACCAGCCGCCCGCCTGGAGCGACAACCCGTGCCGCTTCGCGGAGCATCACACGCTGAGCTGCCGCAAAACGGATGAGATCGTCCGGCGTCCGCTTCCACCGAATGTCCGGGTCGCGGCGGATTGTTCCCAAGCCCGAGCAGGGCACGTCGAGCAGCACGCCCTGAAACAGCTCTCGAAACGGCAAGCCGCGTGTTAAATCGATTTGTACGACCTGTACCCACTTGGTGCCCGCGCGGGCGAGTGTGTTCCGGAGCAACTGCACGCGCGCGCGCCTCGTGTCCGCTGCGACGATGAGCGACCCAGGCTCCAGTGCCGCTGCGAGTGCCAACGTCTTACCACCAGGTGAGGCACAGGCATCCAGCACCGGCGCCCTCTCCCCTGCGCAGGTGGCGGCGGCTGCGAGCACGCCGACCGCCTGCGATGCTTCGTCCTGCACGGAGCAAGCGCCTTCCTCGAGGGGTGGTGTTCCGAGCGGGTGCCCAGCGGTAACGATCAGCGCCTCTGGCGCGTAGCGTCCGGGCTGCGTTGCAACGCCGTGAGCTTCGAGCGCCCTTGCCAAAGTAGCCGGCGTCGTGCGTAGCGGATTCGCGCGCAAGGTGAGCGGTGCACTGCGGTTGTTGAAGCTCGCGATCTCGGCGGCGGCCTGAAACCCGTAACGATCGAGCCAGCGCTCCATGAGCCACGCCGGGTGTGAGAGTGTGACCGCCAGATGCTCCAGCGCGCGTTGCCGCCATCGGCGCGCCGCGCCGCTCGCTGATGGTGGCCGCAGTGGGGGGGCTGGTGGAAGGCCAGCGCCTCGCGTGACCGCGATTTGGCGCAACGTGGCGTTGATGAACCCGGCGGCCCGTGGGTGATGCGCGCGCTTTACCAGGTCTACCGCTTCGTCGACCACGACTGCCGCCGGCACGCGTGTCAAGTGGAGGAGTTGGTACGCGCCAAGGCGGAGCACGTCGAGCGATGCAGTGTCGATGGCGTCGAGAGGACGTTTGGCGGCGCGGGTAATCAGGTAGTCGAGCGCGGCCTGCCAGCGAAGGACGCCGAGGGTGATCTCAGTAGTGAGGGCCCGATCGCGGGCGTCCGCCAGACCGTCGCGCTCGCGCGCCAAGGCAATCGGCAGGTCGGTGCCCGTCTCGTGCACGCGACGGAGCGCACGCCACGCCGCCGAGCGAGCTGGAGCCGTCATGGGCGCCGACCGTTGAAACGAGCGCCCACCTCCAGTCGTCGGCCCGCCAGGAAGTCTCTCGCCGCCATCGCCCGTCGTCCTTCCGGTTGCACCTCGAGCAAGTGTAGTGAGCTGTTGTCACCCGTAGCGACACGGAGCACATCGCGGTCCGCCTCGACGATGGTCCCGGGAGCGGCGTCAGTTGGAGCGGCGGGCCGAGTGCGTCGCATCATGAGTCGCTGACCGTGAAGAAACGAGAACGCGCCGGGCCATGGCTGCATCGCGCGCACATGGTTGTGGACGGCCAGCGCGGGTCGGCTCCAGTCGATGAGTCCTTCGTCTTTGCGCAAGCGCGGCGCGTAGGTCGCCTGTGTGTCATCTTGGGCCGTTTCGTCGACGGCTCCGGCGGCGAGTCGATCGACGGTCTCGCAGAGGAGGGAGGCGCCAAGTGTCGCGAGCGCCTGCTCGACGTCGCCACTCGTGTCCTCGGGGCCGATGGGATGCCGCCGCTGCGCGAGAGATGCCCCGGCGTCGAGTGCGCTGACCACGCGCATGATCGTCACGCCGGTCTCGGCGTCGCCCGCGAGCACCGCTCGTTGGATCGGCGAGGCACCGCGGTAGCGTGGCAACAGTGATGCATGCACGTTGATCAAGCCCAGGCGCGGGATGGTGAGGAGAACATCCGGTAGGAGCTTGCCATAAGCAGCAACGACGCCCAGATCCGGCTCGACCGATCGAGCCAGAGCCAGAAACGCATCGTCTTTGAGCTTGTCCGGCTGCCACACTGGAACGTCGTGTACGAGCGCCAGCGCCTTGATCGGCGAGGATCGGACGACCTGCCCGCGCCCCCGCGGTCGATCCGGTTGTGTGACCACACCGACGACCGGATGGCGGGATCGCAGCAGTCCCTCTAGCGTGGGTACGGCAAACGTTGGCGTTCCAAAGAAGACGATACGGAGCCGCGGCTCATTTGCCATGCGCTCGCCACCACGTTCCCTTCCGTTGGAGCCGCTTCAAACGCCACATGATCGACCAGCGTGAAAGCCGCCTGAGCCGGTCGAGATACAGCGTGCCCTCCAGGTGGTCCAGCTCATGCTGGAGAACGCGGGCCAGCAGATTCGTCCCTTCGATCGTGCAAGGCTCACCGTGGCGGTTGAGCCCGCGGACGACGATTCGCCGTGGGCGGCTGACGCGCGCATCGAAGCCAGGCACGCTCAGACAGCCTTCGCGCTGGCGCTGAACGCCTTCCCTGGCCACGACCTCCGGATTTGCAAGCACCAGGATCTCGTGCGGGTTCCGGCCGATCGACAGATCGATGACCATCAAACGTAGCGGGGCTCCCACCTGAGGCGCCGCGAGCCCCACACCGGGTGCGGCGTGCACGGTCTCGATCATGCTGTCGACCAGCACCTGCAGCTCATCATCAAACGTCGTGACGGGCCCCGCTGGCGTATGCAGCATCGAGGCACCGTAGCGAAGGATGGGCTGCGTCATGCTCAAAAACAGTGACGAGTGACGAGTGACGAGTGACGAGCCGGCACGCGAGACGCCGCGGGCTGCCGGCGTGGTCCATCGCTAGTGTCCTGAAACGTAGGATCTACCCTCACTCGTCACTCGTCACTCGTCACTGAATTCGTCACTGTTCTGGGCACGAAGCGCTCGCGCACGCGGTCACGGGCGGCGCCGTAGTGCCCTTGGATCTCGGTAATGGAATCGCCGCCAAACTTCTCGAGGAACGCGTCGGCGACGACTAGGGCAACCATCGCCTCGCCGACACAAGCTGCCGCGGGCACTGCGCAGACATCGCTTCGTTCCACGGTCGCGGGGGAGGTCTCCATGGTTTCGAGATCAACCGACTGCAGCGGCTTCATGAGGGTCGAGATGGGCTTCATATAGGCGGTGACCCGAAGATCTTCTCCGTTTGTCACACCGCCCTCGAGGCCTCCGGCGCGATTGGTCGGCCGCACGACGCCCATGTCTCCGTGCGTGAGCCGCTGGGCGCTCGGCAGCAGGATCTCATCGTGCACTTGCGAGCCTGGACGAGCGGCGGCTGTCGCGCCGAGGCCTATGCCTACCCCTTTGATGGCTGGAATCGACATGACCGCCTGTGCGAGACGGCCGTCCAACTTGCGATCCCAGTGGACGTGACTGCCGAGACCGGGCGGCAAGCCGCGGGCCACGACCTCGAACGCACCACCGAGCGTATCGCCCGCCTCGCGCGCGCGATCGATCGCAGCAATCATGAGCGCTTCCACCGAGCTATCAACGCACCGCAAGGGCGCCTCGGCTGGTATCGCGACGATCTGCTCGAACGTCACGGCCAGCGGGTCGGACAGCGCGGCGTCACCAATGGCGAAGACGTGACTTGCCAGGCGCACGTCGAAGCGTGCCAAGAGCTGTCTTGCCAAGGCGCCTGCCGCCACGCGTGCCGCCGTTTCCCGGGCGCTCGCGCGCTCGAGGACATCGCGAATATCGGAGCGGTCGTACTTGAGCGCACCGGCGAGATCCGCATGGCCCGGCCGCGGGCGCGTGACCGCCGCGCGGCGTGCGCCAGTGGCATCTGCCGGTGCCTCAGCCGCTGCATGCATCGTGACCTGCCAGTTTGGCCAATCCCGATTCCGGATCAGGAGCGCAACCGGACTGCCGAGTGTTTCGCCCTTCCGCACGCCCGACAGAATCTCTGCCTGGTCGCTCTCGATCGCCATCCGGCGCCCACGACCATACCCGCCCTGCCGCGCCCGCAGATCCCGCGTGATCCCATCGGGATCCACGCGCAAACCGGCCGGCAGGCCCTCGATGATCACGACCAGCGCTTGTCCGTGCGACTCACCAGCTGTGAGAAATCGCAGCATTTCGAGGGAATTGTACACGAAGTTTTTGCAACATCTCGGCTCGTCGCGCGCACATGGATGCTGAAACATCCCGTGATCTCGGCACCTCGCGACTCGTGGTCGCCCCGGAAGCGTTCTTGCACAGAGCGACGTGTGCCGCAGCTCCTTGCCGATCGTTTCGTCTGCGGACCGGGAGGTGAAGCGCTCGACCTCGCGACCGGGCGGCGCGTCACTGTGTGTGCTCGCGTTGTCGTCGGCTCCAGGCGGGCAGCGTGGCGGGATCGGTGCGCCCGTCTCGCTCGACTGCGCCATCCTCACCTCGTGCCGCTGGTGGATTGGGCCGAGTGTGGTCACGGCGATCGAGCATCGTGGCTCGAGTTCTACGCTGCCAGTGTTCCTGGACCAACAGACCCTACTGCGGCCGGCGTACACGCCCTCGCCAGCGCGTACGGGACACTTCACGGGTTGAAGCTCGCGGCTGGTGTATCTCCGTGGGGGCGCATCAGAACGTGGAACGGGCGTCTCGCCATGCTGCCAGACGAGATCACCGGTCTCGAGCTGGAAGAGCACGGAAACCGACGGGTAGAGATGGCCGAGCTCGAGGCGGCAACGCGGCTCGCGCACCTTCGAGCCGCTCCGTTGTGCGTGGGGCTACGGCTACAGATCGATCCACTCGTCGAAGGACTGGGCGAGACGCTGGACGCGTGGTCCGATCGGAAGCTCTGTGCCGTGGCACTCGAGGCGCCTCGCGGTGCGGGTCTCACCACCCTCCTCGCGCTCGTGGCCTCGGAAGCAAGACGACGTGGGTTTGTGCCGGTGTGCCCGTCAACGGCGCCGCTCGTCGAGACGCTCCCGGAGCTTCGAGGACGAACGCTGGTCCTGCTTGTCGATCCCTCGGCTACGCTCGGGACGAGCCCCTCGACCGCGCTCGGGACAGGCCCCTCGAGCAGCTCGCGCTCGCAAACACCACTGTTTCCCGGGCCGCTCGTGGCACGCTGGACCCGCGCAGGTCGTGCGGTCGCGTTGGTGACGGGACTCTGGAGCACCCGATCGACGCAACGGAGCCTTCGCCTGGCTGGCTGGTGTGGACGCGAGCTCGTCGGTGCTGTGGCTTGGCCGGCGCCAACGGTGCCAGGACAGATGCGCTTGGCCGTGGAGCAGGCCGCCCACCGTGCGACGGGCATCCCCGGACTCTTGATCAACGCCTTGCACACGGCCGGCTATTGGTGTGGGAGCGAAACGATGGAGACCTATGCACCTGCACGGCGCCACACACTGTTGGCTGCCGAGGACGCACGAGATTACGCTCCCGCACCAGAACCACCACCACCACGCGCGGGCGACTCGACGCCGCCGACCAAGGGTCGCTCGACACCCGTGGCTGCCGTCGATCGCCTGTCGGCGCGGGCGCGAGGGCAGATCGACCGCGCACGGGCGCTCTCGGCGCGAGGTCGCCGCACGCAGGCGATCGCGTTGCTCCGCGTCGCCCTTGGAACGCTGCGCCGCCGCGGTGCGGGCCTTGCTGTGGCGGACGCGGCGATGGCGCTTGGTGAGGCATTGGTCCGCCAAGGCAGCACCGAACGTGCGGTGACGCATTTTCGCGAAGCGGCCGACCTCTTTGCGGTGGAGCACTGCCTAGACCGCGCGAACGACGCAACGCGCGCCATGGGTGCAACCGAGACCGACGCCGGACGATTCGAGGTGGCCGAGCGTCTCTTGCGGGCGACAGAGCTCGATGCGGCCGGCCGGGGAGACGATCGGCGCTATGCGCTGGCACGCGTTGAATTGATGCGCTGCGCGTTTTGGCAGGCGCGGTTCACGCAGGTCGAAGAGCTCGCCGGCGCGCTTGCCACTGCCGCTGAGCCGGTTCGGACACGAGCGCTCGTGTACGAGGCGCTCGCCCTGATTGCACAGCAGCGGATTGTGCAGGCGGGGCAGGTCTTACGTGGCACGGCCGGCGCCGGCAGGCCTTTTGGACACGAGCCGGCAGAGCACGGTGCTGACCGCGTGGGGGAGTCAACGGCCCGATGGCAGGAATCGGATGGTCCATCGACCATGCGGCTCGAGACCGTCGAGTGGCACACGGCCCACGCCGTGCTCCAAACGCGCGTCAGCAATCGCGATGCGGCGTTCGAGCACGTGCGTGCGGGTCTTGCCGCCGCCCGGGCAGCCGCACTTCCGCTCGCTGCGCTGACCTGTCGGGCAATGGCCTTGCGTGTTGCGGGTGCACTGGATGCACGCGCCGAAGCCAGGCGCGCGGCCAGAAGGCTGGCCCGAGCGCGTCGACTCCAGCTCCCTCCACTTGTGAGGGCCTGTGTCGACTATGCGCTTGCCTGCCATGGACCGGGTCAAGCCGCCTGCGGTGAGTCGCGGCGACGCGCGTGGGGTGAGCGAGCGGGAAGCCGCCCGAACGCCGCACCACCCCGATCGTCGATCGTCATGGCGGTCAGCCGCGTACTCGACCCGCTCTTCGAGGGCTCCCCCGAAGAGCGGACGATGGCCGTGGCGCTCTCGGACGTGTTGCGTGTCTGCGAGGACGCCAGTGACGAAGCCATGGGGCTCGATGCCATTTGCCGGTCACTCCGTCGTGAGCTCGATGCCTCAGCGGTCTTCATTGTCGGACGAGAGCCGCCCTCGGGCGCGATGGTCGGCGTCGGGCGACCTGGAAGGGCCGCGCTCGACACGTGCCGAAGCACGCTCGACGCGGGAGTCGCGCAGGGCTTGTCGGAAACCGCGTCCGGCCTGGTGGGCGCCGTTCCCGTGCGGACACATGGCGCCACGGTCGGCGCCCTCGGTGCCTGCTGGTCGTTGGGGGCGACGCCCGACGGGCGCCGCGTTCTCGCGCTCCTGGCATCGGCGGCGGCCGCGAGCGCATCGCTGGTCTGGCTGTTGGTCGATCGGCAGGCGAGGCTGCCGGCCGTGCCGGAGAAAGGCGAGCAGTATGGGCTGCTCGGCGCGAGCCCTGCCATGGCGGAGCTACGTCACGCGGTGGCGCGCGCGGCGGCCGCTCCGTTTCCGGTGCTCGTTGAGGGAGAGAGCGGCAGCGGCAAGGAGCTCGTCGCGAGAGCCATCCATGCCGGAAGCCCCCGGCGGCTCCGTCGCTTTTGTCCGCTCAACTGTGCGGCGCTGCCGGACGAGCTGCTCGACGCGGAGCTCTTTGGTCACACGCGCGGCGCCTTCACCGGCGCCCTCTCCGACCGTGCTGGCCTCTTCGAAGACGCCGACGGAGGCTCGCTCTTCCTGGACGAAGTTGGTGAGCTCTCGCCACGCGGTCAGGCCAAGCTGCTGCGCACGATTCAGGAGGGTGAGGTGCGCCGCATCGGGGAGACGCTGCCGCGCCGCGTGGACGTCCGGATTGTGGCGGCATCGAATCGCTCACTGCAATCCACGGCCGATGAAGGCCGCTTCCGGCGCGACCTCTTGTATCGGCTCGATGTCGTGCACATTGTGGCGCCGCCACTGCGAGAGCGCTCCGAAGATATCGCGGTGCTCGCGGCGCATTACTGGAGCCAGACCACCCAGCGTGTTGGGAGCGCGGCGAGGCTGTTGCCTGCGACGGTGGCTGCGCTGGCGCGCTACGACTGGCCGGGCAACGTCCGCGAGCTTCAAAACGTTCTTGCGGCCCTCGCGGTCCGTGCGCCGTCACGCGGCCAGGTCGGGCCACGCCTTCTCCCCGACGCCATTGCCGCGCAGGCGGGAGCGGCGCACGCCGCGACGCTGGACGAGGCCCGACGCGCCTTCGAGGCGCGGTACGTGCGCGCAGCGCTTGCACGCACGGCCGGGTGCCGCGCCCGTGCCGCTCGCGAGCTTGGCTTGACACGGCAGGGGCTTCAAAAGCTGATCGCGCGGCTGGGCATTGGGTAGGGGTCTAGGGGTCTAGGGGTCTAGGGGTCTAGGGGTCTAGGGGTCTAGGGATCTAGGGACCTAGGGATCTAGGGCACAGGGTGGCACGGGGCCGGGGAGGCGCGATATGCAGAGAGCGGCCATTCGCACGTTCAAGGATCTCGTCGTCTGGCAAAAGGCATTCCGTTTGGCGGTAGACGTGCACCAACTGACGAAGGACTTTCCGGCCGAGGAAAAATATGGCCTCAGCGCGGAGCTGCGCAAGACCGCCCGCTCGGTCACTTACAACATCGCAGAGGGACACAGGCGCGGCACCACGCCTGAGTACCTGCGCTTCCTCCGAATCGCCGCCGGCTCTGTTGCAGAATTGGAAACACAGGTGCTCCTGGCTCGAGCACTTCGCTACTTCTCCGAGGATCAGGCAATACGTATGCTTGCTCTCCACGGCGATATCGAGCGAATGCTAGCCGCTCTGATAAACAAGCTGCGCGCCAAGCAAGCGCGATCGGTTGGATGCCGGCCTATTTAGACGACTCCTCCTTCGCCCTGCCCCTGGCCCCCCCTAGATCCCTAGGTCCCTAGATCCCTAGATCCCTAGGTCCCTTGCCCCTTTACTCCTGCATCCGCGATGCCAGGCGGCGCAGCGCGGCGTCCTCCGGCTCCTTGGCAAGTGCCGCATACAGCATGCGCACTGCTTCATCTCGATGGCCGGCGGCCCAGTGAGCCTCGACCGCGCGCGCGACCAGTGACATGTCGTTAGGGCGAAGATGACGTGCCTCATCGAGCCACGCGGCTGCCGCTTCGTGATCCGATAGTCGCGTGGAGAGGTCGGCAAGGTGTGCGGCGCGCGCGGCGCGACCGTCGGGCCGCGTTGTCGGATCGAGCGCCTGCGCGCGTTCGAGTGCGGTTCGGGCAAGCGACCAGTCGCTGAGCTGTTCCGCAGCGCGGCCCAGGTCATCGAAGGCCGTCACGCTGGCGGGTGGCGTGGCGACCGCTCGCTGGAGGACTTCGACCGCCTGACGCGGGTTGTCGCCAAGGAGCCAGGCGCGCCCGAGCGCCGCCAGCGTGTCGCTCGTTTCTCGTCCTGTGCGGCGTTCGTCCGCTTCAGCGCGCTCGAGCCAGGCGAGCGCCTGCGTGCGCGCTCGTCCGTCCTCCGTGGCCGCTGCCTTTTCGAGCCAGGCGCTGCCTAGCGTTGTCATCACCTTCGTGTCGCGCGGGAATCGAGTGGACGCCTTGTCGAGGACCTCGATGGCTTGGTCGATCCGTCCAAGCCGTGTCAGCGCTCGGCCGAGCTCGACGGCATACTCTGGTTGCTGGGTCTGCTCCGCCAGCTGTTCGAGCTGGGTGACCTCCTCACCACCGCGTCCCAGCTGCCTGGCCGTGAGCGCAAGCTGGGCCCTGGCCTCTACGAGGCTCGCATCGCCTGCCAACGCCCGCCGAAATGCCTCAGAGCCTTCACGGAGTCTCTTTTGGTCGACCAAACAGAGGCCACGCAAGTAATGCGCTTCGGCCAGTCGTGGATCGAGCCTCGAGGCGCGTTGGGCGAGCTCGAGCGCGTCCGCGAGTCGGCCTGCTTGATACGTCGCCAGCGCGAGCTTGTATGTCATCGCTGGCGCACCCGCGTCGAGCTCGAGGCCCGTGCGGTAGTACTCCGCGGCGCGCTCATGGGAGCCCAGCTTCGTGCTGATGTCCCCGAGGCGCTCCAAGGGACGGACGGCGCCGCGATCCAGGCGTGCGGCTTCCCGAAAGTCGCGCAGCGCCGACGGAAAGCCCTGTGGGCCACCGAGCAAGTAGGCTTCGCCCCGCCGCAGGTATGCCACCATCGAGCTCCGTTTCAGCGCGATGGCGCCGCTCAGCGCCTCGATGGCCACGGCCGCGTCATGGTGGCGGAGCGCATTGGTGCCGCGAGCGAGCAGCCCCTGGTACGTACGCTCCCGCTGGATCGCGGTCGCAGCCAAGACCGCCGCGAAGCCCACGGCGAGCAGGACGACGGTCAGGATGGAGCGGCGAGTCATTGGGCCCGAGACGGACGCCTCGGTGAGGCGTCCGCACCAAACTACCTGTACAGGAACCTTTTAGGACACACCGGTGTCTAAAGGTTTACAAGAGCATATCTTCAGCTGCTATTGTAGAAGGATGGAGCGTCGAATGGCCGAGGGGCTCTCGGTCAAGCCAGTTGGCTTGGAGTGGGCGAGCAGCGGCGAAGTCGAAGCCGAGCTCGTAGCGCGGTGTCGGGCAGGGGACGAGCAGGCCTGCACGGCCCTCGTCGAGGCTCACCAGCGCATGGTGTACCAGCTTGCACTGCACCTGCTGGGGGAGCATGACGAAGCGCTGGACCTCTCGCAGGAAGTCTTCCTGCGCGTCTTCCGGACATTGCCCTCGTTCCGGGGCCACGCCTCGCTGCGCACCTGGATCTACCGCATTGTCATCAACCAGGCGCGCAATCGGCAGCGCTGGTGGCGCCGACGGAAGCAACGCGAGCAAGTGTCGCTCGACGACAATTTGCACCGCCTCCGTGAGGTGCCCGATCCGGACCGGGGCGACGATCCGGAGGCGACGGTGGAGCGGAAGGAAGTCGTCGAGTTCGTGTGGCGCGCGCTGGACCGGCTGCCCTTCGATCAGCGGACGGCGATTGTGTTGCGCGAGATCGATGGTCTGAGCTACGACGAGATTGCCTATTCGCTGGGGGTTGCGGTCGGGACCGTCAAGTCGCGGTTGGCCCGAGCGCGCCACCAGTTGCGAGAAGAACTGAGGGTCGCATGAACGCGTTGTCCTGTGCGGACGTTGGCGAGCGGCTATCGGCCTTCCGCGACGGCGCGATGCCGATCGACGAGCAGCGAGCCGTGCGCGCGCATCTCTCCTCCTGCCCGGCGTGTGCCGGCGAGGTGGCGGCGTTCGACTCGGTCGGCACGCTCCTGCGCGCCTCCGTGCGCGCGCGGACGTCCGAACAGCAGGACGATCTGGCCAATCTTCCCATCCGTGTCGTGAGTCAGATTTCCGCCGAGCGCAACATGGCGTGGCCGAATCGGATGGGCCGGTTGTTCGAGGACTGGCACCTCGTGTGGGCCGGTCTCAGCGGGACGACCAGCGCCGCGCTGTGCTTATTGCTGGTCGCCCTTCTGTCGGCGGCCCTCTCGCCAGGGACGGACCGCAACCCGGTGTCGATTCGAGACGCAGAAGTGCTGCCGCAAGTGCTGGCGGGGTCGAGCACGGTCATGCCGGCGGCGCTCGTCTCGAGCGCGGTACAGGCGGGCGAGCTCGAGCTCGCCCTCTCCGGCGTGGTCACGCGCGAGGGACGACTCGCGAACCCGGAGCTGGTCAATGCGAGCTTCAGCGAAGAAGTCGCGCGGCTCATGATTCGTCAGCTGGCAGAGACGCGCTTCGAGCCGGCGAGCCACAACGGTTCCCCCGTGGCCGTTCGCGTGGTGTGGCTGTTCTCGCGCACGACCGTGCGACCTCCGGCTCCCGCTGATATCGGCAAGCCAGGCGCGAGCTTGGCGCCGCCTCTACACGACAACACCGCCGCCTGAGGGTAGGGCGCGTTCGTCGAATGCGCCGTCGAGATGTCTGGGTGAGGTAGGGCCGCCTCGGCGAGGCGGCCCTACTTGATGGAGAACTCGCTCGTGGCGATGTTGGCCATCGTGTCGCTGGCGCGCACGATGAGGCGTGTAGCTCCAGCCCCTTTCAGGCGAATCGCGTAGCGCTCGTCCGGCCCATCCGCGATGCCATCCGCAGGAAACGCTTCACGCCAGCTGAGCGCATCCGTGCTGTATTCGACGCGTTGGATGGGTGAATGCGCGTCCCGGACGATCAGGGACACGGTACCCGGGGCGTCCGATGATTTCGGATCACGCTCGATCGTTGGGGGAGTGTTGTCGATCTCGAACGGCACGCTCTCGCGCTCCACGCTCAGCGCGGTGTCCGGGGGGTTCGCGCCCTGATCGGAGGCAACAAGACGAACGACATACGTCCCGTCGGCGACCGAC belongs to Luteitalea sp. and includes:
- a CDS encoding sigma-70 family RNA polymerase sigma factor; translation: MERRMAEGLSVKPVGLEWASSGEVEAELVARCRAGDEQACTALVEAHQRMVYQLALHLLGEHDEALDLSQEVFLRVFRTLPSFRGHASLRTWIYRIVINQARNRQRWWRRRKQREQVSLDDNLHRLREVPDPDRGDDPEATVERKEVVEFVWRALDRLPFDQRTAIVLREIDGLSYDEIAYSLGVAVGTVKSRLARARHQLREELRVA
- a CDS encoding tetratricopeptide repeat protein; translation: MTRRSILTVVLLAVGFAAVLAATAIQRERTYQGLLARGTNALRHHDAAVAIEALSGAIALKRSSMVAYLRRGEAYLLGGPQGFPSALRDFREAARLDRGAVRPLERLGDISTKLGSHERAAEYYRTGLELDAGAPAMTYKLALATYQAGRLADALELAQRASRLDPRLAEAHYLRGLCLVDQKRLREGSEAFRRALAGDASLVEARAQLALTARQLGRGGEEVTQLEQLAEQTQQPEYAVELGRALTRLGRIDQAIEVLDKASTRFPRDTKVMTTLGSAWLEKAAATEDGRARTQALAWLERAEADERRTGRETSDTLAALGRAWLLGDNPRQAVEVLQRAVATPPASVTAFDDLGRAAEQLSDWSLARTALERAQALDPTTRPDGRAARAAHLADLSTRLSDHEAAAAWLDEARHLRPNDMSLVARAVEAHWAAGHRDEAVRMLYAALAKEPEDAALRRLASRMQE